The DNA window TCACAGATAAACATGCTTGAGCAATTCAACCCATGCCATTAATACTGACGTCATTAGAGGCTGCTtttgagagaagagaaaaatagATCCTACAGATCGATAGTGCAGGTGGATTTCGATAAGTGTATGAAGTGTAGAGGGGCTTCTCTGAATGATAAGATCAAAATCTGTGCAAAATAAATCAAAGGACTGAGCTATCATCCTCTATTGGGGCGAGAGACAGAGCTGGAGTCAGGTAAGGGTCAGGAGAGGGCATTTAGAGCTCACATGTCAGTGATCTGCTGAAAACAGACGACAGatccacagaaaagcatcaaGATATTTTATCTACCCACTTGACAAACATCCACATGGCTATGGTGCACGAATGCCAGAATGAATCTCATGAGACAATTACTCAACGTCTGATCCACAACAACATTATGCCACCAGACCAGAAAATACATAAAGGTAGGGACTAATCAGAACTCATACATTTTCACAACACCAGGCAACAATTGTTGGGTATTTTAGATTGGGTGTGTGTCGCCCCGTGATGGATGAGCGCcctcttcagggtgtgttcccaccttgcacccagtgattctgggtaggccctggacccaccccaaccctgaactggataagtgggtAAAGACAGTTAATGAATTAATCAGTATTCAGGTCCATCTCAATGAGAGACAAACATGACGATGACGAAAACAGGTTAGACACACGCAGGCGTACCTGGAGTCTGGACTTTCTCCCAATATCTCTTCCAACTGATCTGTGAAATGGACAAACTGTATCAGGCCCTTCATGTGTTTCCTTAAGGGGTCAGACTGAGGCGGGGCATATCCTTTCCCACCCAGCTGTATTGCTCTGACAAATGATGTCGCTGCCTGAAAATACCCAAAACAAAAGCAATTAATCAACATGATTTTTTTTGGCATACCATTGTAAATGGagagtaaaacaaataaaacaaaatggaagTTTGTATTTACCAGGAAGAGGGATGTAGAGCTGTTGCATGCGGCATGTTTGAGGTTAGTAAAGGCTTTGTGCCCCAAAGATCGGCTGGGTGCGTTTAGCGTGTGCGCCAAGGCCAGGTCATTCTTAGTGTTCACCAGCAAGCCTAAGTACGAGCTAAAGACTCTCCTGACCACTCTGTACACCTGAGGAAAGAAAGGTTCACATGCACAACTGACCAAACATGCACAATCAGTTGTGACAGGACAGGAAATTGGAAGTCAGAAACCTGCTTCCGATGAAATAGCAAAGAAGTAGAAGCAGCTGGAGGATATTATGATGACAACAGCTTGACTGAATTAGGTCCTCGCCATATACTGTAGCTAAAGATTTTCCTTTCACCTTAAACACCTTGAGCAGGTCCATTTCATGAACTTCAGCTCTGCTATTACAGTAGCAAAATCCAGCATCTGCCCTCATAAATCTGAGGCTGACAGAGCAGCTAGATGAATGGGGGGGAAGGAGAGGGGTGACTGGGCAAGAATGAGCCCCAGTCTCAGCTCACCATGTACTGCTCTTTCAAAACATCCGCTTGGTAATTGAATTCACATTTCTCTCTTAAATCTGTGTGATATGATTTAATGCTACTGTTAATAAGAGAAAGATGGATCCTGGAAAagcaacgagagagagagaaagaggacagagggagagaaaaaagcagGGAAACAGGAGAGTGAAAGACAACACCTCTGCAGTACAACATTCTGCCAATTAACAATTTGAACAAGCCCTTCTCTCCTCAGAATGAAACTGCAAGGAAAGGAAAGTTAAGGGCCATTTTCCCAAAGCAAAAACTGCAATAGTAAGCAAATGTAATAAGCACTGATATCAGATACTAGCCATACCTGCTAAGACTGCACAATATTTTGGCTTGTGCAATATATTGTGATAATGCAGTGGGATAcacaatatgcaaatgagaataCACTGTACTAGCATCCTGAGCAATCACGGATTTGCCTTGTCGAGTGTTTCTGTCAGCAATTTATAAATATGCTgcttggggcggcacggtggcgctgcagggagtgtcgcaatcacacagctccagggacctggaggttgtgggtttgattcccgcttcgtggtgtgttctccctgtgtctgcgtgggtttcctccaggtgactgtctgtgaggagtgtggtgtgttgtccctgtgtctgcgtggtccctggagctgtgtgactgcgacacctacctgctgcaccaccttgccgcccaaaatcaataataataaataataataaaggcatCTGTGGGCCAGCCTTTGCATAATTGTTAGAGAAGCACAAATGGGACGGGAAGGTGACCTGGGGGCAGGGAGTAGTGGAGGATCTGTGCTGTCCCACTCCATCAATATATGGCTAAGGGTCCCTTGAGAAAGGCACATAAACACCAACCACTCTCCGGGCCCTGGGAATGCCTGGCGGCAGCTCTAGGTATGTGTCCACtgccctagtgcactagtgtttgtgtgtatgtgttcactgctttttaaatgcaaaagcatgttttaaatgtactttaataaataatgaattatattgttttaagccaaaaaaacatgtaaatagtTTATTCCCACCAGTCTAGACTCATTCCCATTACGAGATGCGAGTTGATTGGTTCTTATTGTGGAAGGGTGGGACTTTTTCTTCATAAACTCATCTCATGTAAACACTTACAAATTTTCCCCATTCAACTAGTGACCAGTCTCCTCCATTATAACATCTGCCTTCCACTAACGCCTACCTGCGAGCTAGAATGGTGAGCTCTGTTCGATGGGGTGGCCGGACATGGAGGGATGACATCAGTTTCTTCAAAGACATCTGTACAACCATGCAGAAACTCAAACAGCTGCATCTAGGTGTGAAAAAACAATACCAGGAATAACAGATTTTGTTAAATGATGCTCGGCAGTGATGAACGCCAGAACCCAATCTCTGGGGCCCTTGCTGACGCCACTAACCGCTCTAAGCACTCACTGCGGTGAGGGGATCCTCTGGGTCTTCATTTCGCCTCAACTGCTTATACATATTATAGACGTCGATCAGATCCACCGTGTTGGTGCGCTTCAGAAAGCTGTCATACTCTTTCCGGATGAGGTCATAATTCTCTGAAATGGGGGATCCATCATGGGACAGGTGGAGCTTGTCCAGAAGTAAGCATTTCCAAGCCACCAGCACGTCGCTCAAAGCCACACTGAAGTCTCCTCTTTCCTAGAGCAAAAGCAGAGacaggcatcacacacacaagaatcACACAGGCCAAGCAATGGAAAATGTTACTGTTCAGCTGTACGTTTAAAAACCCTTCCATTTATCTCCAAGATCTCTCAGCCTTAAGTTGAGAAGGGCAGGCTGTTTTATACAATGACAAAATagggatttttcacatttcctGTTTGCAGATATAGCCAACACTAATGGATGGGATTTTGAAAACGCACTATGCTTTTCTTGAAATGTTCACGGTTGTTAAATAGTTCAggctcaaaaaaaaaagccttacaCGGCAGAAGAAATGTTGTTCATCACGGCTAGTTCTTTCACAAGGCAAAATTttgtggaggaggagaagaaggtcTCCTACCCTTGtccaaaaaggtacatagtgaagtttctacagtgctgagcttggagtagcaatgacaggggGTTATATTCCTTTACAGGTCAATTaagcattacaatgattttaaagatgtaattttaaggtaaaaaggCTTTAATTCATCCCTTTATGGGCCCTGCCCACATTTAACTGATATAGGAAGCCCAACTTGGTCCCATTAAGAGTCTCCCACATTGTGCCCATGACCATCTTGAACCCTGCTGTCCCATGCTCGTCCCTTGTGGGTGTTCTGATTAAGTCACAGAATCAGAATTGTTCTCAACCGTGCACATAGAGGTggtaaataatatttaacaatAGACTTAATCCTTTCTGATAGATATGAACCCTCCAAACATTAATACACAAGTCTTGTTGGGATATGAATCACACATAGGTTGTTATTTACCTTCTTGCAGACCTCAGCAACAGAAATCTGAAAGACCATCAGCATACTATTTGCTCCATGTATAGTGGTTCTCTCAGACTCCAGCACCCGGTGGCACTCTCTCCTGAACACTTTAACCACTGGTTTCAGCCTTAACTCCACAACACCCATTGTCTGTTGTTAACTAAAGTGAATCATTTAGAAAAAGGCAGAAGATAATTAACGATGAGTTAATACGTATACACTGTCATAAAACCAAAAACAGACATGTTATCCAGCAGTAACTCAGCTCTCCAGTCTCACAGAGAGACAATGAGAAATGAGGAGTTAACCCAATGTCTGTATTTACATGAAGAAAACACCAGTGAACCTACTGTGAAGTCTATATTAATCCCCAAACAGAACTAACCTGTGCGTCTTTATGGTTCTGTGTTGTTAGTGTCTGTTTCTAACAGGAACACCGACTCAAAATTTTAAATCTACCCAAACAGGCGCATGGACCAATCATAGTACAGGACGTTTCTTAACCACGCCCCCTCAAAGCGTCAGTTCGAGCTGCCTCAATGGCTGTTTGATTCCACGAACAACTGATTCGACTCCGCTTTTGATTCCATAGGACAAGATTCTAATGAGTCGACTCCTAGCATTAAATACACCCTCCAGTGAAACGCATTTGTTCACCCTTGTTAACGTGTTCGCGCTGTTACACAAGAAGGCATACAATAAGTGAAATAAGCTTTGAATGCCATGTTCTGAGCAGTTCTGCTTTGAAACGGCAATGCTCCAAACAGTCTCAAACAACCAAATTCAGACAGCTAGGGTTTCTTATGTCACAAGGTACAAATCCTGTTAACTACTTAGAGGGCAGGGCAGGGCCTTCGAGCCGAAGGTGAGCAGTAGAGGGGTAATTGAATAGATAGTAGCTTGTACTTAAGGGTGGcgtggtggcacagcaggtagtgtcacacagctccagggacctggaggttgtgggtccaagtcctgctccaggtgactgtctgtgaggactttggtgttctccctgtgcccacATGGGTTCTCCAAAcaggatgctccagtttcctcataTGGTCCACATGtcggtaggttgattggtgactcaaaagtgtctgtaggtgtgagtgaatgtgtatcgccctttgaaggactgatgcccactccagggtgtgttcctgccttgcgcccaccatgaccctggatTAGATAACTGGTTTCGGACAATGAAGACAATTTAATTTAGTACTGCTTGTACTGAATTAAATCAATTTTAAGGCATTGGGGGAATTTTATTcttggaaattatatctaaatgtaatttttatgaGCAGAGATTTGGGGGGACTTAATAGATTAAGGTTGtggaatttaaattaaaaacacaaagacataTACAACATTATTAGACAATAATTAAAATGATGGCTTTAAATATATCTCAAAATGAATATGGCTAGCTAAGCTGAACCTGTTCACATTCATGTGCGATTCAAATCACTTTCCTTTCACAAAAAGCGAGATTAATGGTTATATAAAAGCAGGGCGTTCACACTCCTAACTTCTGTGAGGAATCGAATTCAAATTTTAAAGTCTATTTCATATGCCTAGAATCGGAGAGCCGATTCATTTGGGGATTTACCGACTCCCAGCCCCTGCTGTTGCTTTTTAAACGCAGACATGTATAATACATTCTCACAAATTTTTACATACAAAAGCAAGGGTAATGTGTATTTAAGAACACACCTATACATGATGTTACTGACACATAATAAAAGTCTGTATGTGAGTCAAAATGGTTTGTGCGGCTTGAGGAGGATTTTTTCCGTGATCTACACATCATGTGATACAGCCTATGAGGTAATTTTGTGGTTTGTAGATCAGCGAAATCAAATCTGACCGGGTAACCTTCGCCGTAAACCGGATGTAAACAGTAGTGCAGTTTGAAGGCGGGTAATAAGCGTGGTAGACTCGATACTGCACTGTTAGAGAGCAGTTTTAACACCACGCTCAGTTAAAATCTCAAGTTTGTGACAGAGTTATAGCCTTGGTATGTTGCTTTTGGTTTACTTTCTGCACACGTTCGCAGCCTCTATAGTTACAGTGTATCTTTAGCTAATGCTAACTGACTGACCCGTGATATACAGACATTTGTGTATGAGTAAATACCGGGCGAATTCTGtttcttatttaattttatctatttttttcaTCCTGAAAGGTACGGACTAAAAAGTACGTATTAATAAGTATTTTATAACATATCACTACACTttgaataatacatttatgtttacattCACAGCATTTTGCTGTGTTAGTGCCAaatgtgtttattcttttatcgAGTGAATGTGCAATTTCTAATGTGTCAAATCAAACTTCCTCACAGGTCAATTTTTGTCCCTAAGCCACACTCTGGGCAGCTCTGGTCCAACGTTTCTGTAGTCATCCCTACTGTTTTCACACAAGGTAACCTCACATCTTCAACTTCAATTATtttctttgaaataaaattCCTGATTgaggttttatttattgaacACAGCAGGTGGAAAAGTGAAAGGTGTGTATTCTCAGAATGCAGGAGGATGCAGGTCGCTCAGCCACATACACTGTGCCCTGTGAGGACTACGTCCACGTAGTAGAGTTCAGCCCTTATGACTGTGGTTCTGCAGCTTCTCTTCTGGCTTATGGAGGGAACCAGTATGTAGTGGTGGGCACCTGTCGTTTTAAGGTTAGTCCAGTGTTCGTATACCTTAAGGTACatacataataatatatttaatagggGAATGCCTTGGCCGAATTGTTATAGATTATTTAGACATTTTCAGGTTGCAGAACTATATAAACTGAGCTGTCCTTTGTCAGACATTTAAGAAACTGTATCCCTACGCCCCCTCCGACTTTTGACTCTCCATTTTGCAGTGCGAGAATTAGGATCAGTGCTGaggatctatctatctattgttgaacttatatagtgcctttctagacacccaaggccactttacaatccacactgctcagaacactcaatccacacacacacacactggtgagaagcggcagccaaacgcgcacagcgtactctcaaccaggaacgaccgtccacctggaggtgcactaggatttcacccaggacacagcgccaatccatatctgggcacacacacattcactcacacaccaggacatttattagagaagccatgtttctggactgtgagaggaaaccagagaccctggaggaaacccacgcagacacagggagaacatggaaactccacccaaatgggacttgaacccaagatcccagtgctgagagGCCCATGGATCTGGCATAAACCTTTGGAGATTCAAATGCTAAGACAGTAATCAGATAATCTTTTGGTGGTCTTGAGGGTTGCTGAGGGATGATGATGACACTGAGTTAACAAGGGCATTTAAAAAGTAGGCTGCAGCACACCACAGAGGAGGTCTgcaggctatatatatatatgtatgtatgcatgcatgtatgtatgtatgtagttTTTTTGTAAGAGACTGTGACTAACTGTGTCTGTGCAGGAGGAAGATGTGGAAATAGAAGGAGTAGAATTCAACACTCTACGTGTCTTTGTGCATGGGGTTCGTGTTGATGCCCTTGCATGGAGCCCAGAGTCCAGGTTGGACACAATACCCCAGATTATCAGGTAGTCTTTCCAGTGGTCTTGTGTACATGTTTTTCAGTTAAGTCCTCTGTgtgaaatgtatacattttaatgtaaggACAGTTGAGTCCCAATAACATAATACATGAAATAAAGACTGTATGTATTTAAATTAAAGGATGGTGGATTTATCTATGCATTATCCTAAAGGTACCAggtcagtgtggatttatgttTAAGAGTAGAGGGTAGAGGGTTGAAAAGCTAGCTTGGAGTTAGATGGGACagggacgccagacttcacgGTGGAGCCTTCCTGAGGTGTTACTGTGAAGAGCTATTGATGCAGTGGGTGTGTTgtgtactcatgggctgggctcaatgagtaaccttAAGTATTAGGTgaagctggttgctgattggatcatgaATGGCCACAGCATCCCTAGTAGTTAGGTGTAGGATTTATATGTTCACTTACAGATGATAACAGGAAGGTTATGGTGCAGGTAGAATGAATGGTATGGGCcctgtgtgaagctctaatgcactggcaatatatatatatatatatatatatatatatatatatatatatatatatatatatatatatatatatattacacctTACTCTGTGTATAATTATATTTGCTGTAAAGGTTCACACTGATCATTTTCGTGTGATGATGGGTTGTGTTTTAGTTTTGtaaatttatgtatttattctttGTGCTCCAGGTTTTGCACTGCTGCAGCTGACAGAAAGCTAAGGCTATTGACTTCTGATCTTCAGAACCGACATGAAGTTAAGGTAATATTCCTTTGAATTTCTTTAAGAGAAAAGcacaataataattaatattattgtatTCATGCTCACCgtcagagagggaaaaaaaaaacaagatccTTTAAAATATCCTGTTAATCACATTGATCTTGCCATAAGAACTTAGTAGTAGTAATCTCATCTTTATAAACGATGAAAAGCAATGGGTTTGACCTGAAGGCTATGTAGTTATTTGGAGTAATGACTCCTGAACTTTAtccaattaataaaaaaaaaaaaaaaaacacatagggtGATAGAACAAGTGGTTTAAACGAtcaagattattattataaaaatgtacattaacgttaaaggctaagcaccacttaatggacctccatgaatatttcacattattgtagttactgacagatataagtatgaattaaaatgaaaatagcagcttaatttgctttaaaactgacaattttattaaattgacggaaaaacccgagctcgctacggaaattctcgaacgcaaccgtgacgtcactggtggacaacagctgaacaacgccgcggtaaaacaccgttatgactgactgttatgacagtatctagctaaataaccaacattattcatgacaatagcctagcaataagctaaactcaaatttagaggcaccgttattcttgtaaatgtgatcgaagtcgaactcgaattcatccgacactataaacctccgtaatgcagctacgtagccgagtataatctgagccaccgagtttagcgagtcaagctaacgttaactaacaccaactaaaacaggcgaagtgagtgtcctcaccctgtttacctccatgttacagaggctcttgaacacctttcgttggtgtccttacatgcccatattgttggaaaagcgccagtgaaatgagctacagataacggagtgagcggatggtcctttccaaagtgcccgtttaaagttgacaaatttagtccattttctggatattttgggatctttgggccatttgttcacagatgtcccactgtacattgaatgattgcagccaaaaacaacacaccttttcgtcattttgcattaaattaagtgcagcttctagagttgttgtccaccatctacgtcacaggcaagacgcctattagagtttcccaacaccgtttggcgggggaccaacggtcttttaaaacttattccttgaattagtaagaaataacatgttttctgactatcaataaacacaaattaggaactcaaactccactgtatttatttgtttgacactttcatatcgctgctgcttagcctttaagttttTGACTTGAATAGAGGCCGAAATAATTTGGATGAATTTTTCTGCACAACATAATTTTCCAAGTTCAATATCGCCTAAATCTAAAGAGATTTCAGAGGAATTTGTGAATGTTGATTAGACTGGAAAGGGTTGCAGAGGGATTTCCCAACACCTGGGCCTCTGTCAGTCCATAGTCAGGCTGTAAACTTCCAGTGTTCATTGCCGCTGTCACtgagaatgaatggaaaagatAGTATAAAGACATGACATAAAATTCAGTGATGAACCAGCTAAATATGTCTTGTATgttgtaaaatctgtttatttatgtgtctgtgtctgacttgGCGGTGTCCTGTGTTATCCGTAAAAGCCAGATGTGaatgcaggttttcattccaagaAACCAGGAGCACACCTGTTAATTGTATAAAAGTCGAATCTAAttgaataaacaaatagaaTCAGGTGTGATGAAAATCAACAGCCACTGATCCGTTGCGGATAACGTTGGAGACCCTTTGGAAGAGAAACACAGAAAGAGATTCATGTTAATGgggtgtaaacacacaacattaTTCTGAAGTGTCATAATACTGGAACTGTTTAAAAATGAGACAAATTTGTACTTTCCGATACACATACAGTATTATGTTTGGAGAAAAACAGAACACTGCATACCAACACCAACACCTCATTTCAGCTGTGAAGTGTGGTGCAATGAGCTCAATGGTGTGAGGCTTCTTTTCTGCCTCAGGGCCTGGACAGCTTGCATCCGCTGAAGGACCAAGTCCCTCCTCTGTTGAATTTCAAGTTGTGTCCCTCAGGTTGGGTCATTCAATAGGAAAATCCAAAACATAGAAATAAATCCACAGAATTCCTACAACACAGAAAGTGACTTTGTATTATAACAACATATACCCAGATCCGGATTAATTACACGTgattcactttatttatttatttatttattaaacactaTTTTTCTCAAATAGTTATTGGatactctttgttttttttatgaatgtaacttACAGCTGTGAAGTTTATCGGAGCATTTTTGAACGTTTTATCATCTGTTCTtttctattttcattttc is part of the Hoplias malabaricus isolate fHopMal1 chromosome 4, fHopMal1.hap1, whole genome shotgun sequence genome and encodes:
- the parpbp gene encoding PCNA-interacting partner isoform X2, yielding MGVVELRLKPVVKVFRRECHRVLESERTTIHGANSMLMVFQISVAEVCKKERGDFSVALSDVLVAWKCLLLDKLHLSHDGSPISENYDLIRKEYDSFLKRTNTVDLIDVYNMYKQLRRNEDPEDPLTAMQLFEFLHGCTDVFEETDVIPPCPATPSNRAHHSSSQVYRVVRRVFSSYLGLLVNTKNDLALAHTLNAPSRSLGHKAFTNLKHAACNSSTSLFLAATSFVRAIQLGGKGYAPPQSDPLRKHMKGLIQFVHFTDQLEEILGESPDSSAAGCKIVSSIRATLLKGLSNVDPVYAAAEATVKELKERICQIHITQKELAFGTGISPARPKAYAINHATAYGGRESVKLLMALLDEEALVPPCRNKAELLTEDQAILNGTEGVCLLSLYK